The nucleotide sequence ACCTGTTTCATTTTAAATAAGATGCGATCCCACCGTGGCAATTCGTCTAGACTCGCTCGAATTCTCCAAGAATCTTAACTTCCGGTTCCAAGAGCAACGACCATTGCTGTTCAACCTGCTCCTGGATATGGCGGATGAGTCGGAAGATGTCATCTGCGGTAGCCCCCCCGCAGTTCAGAATAAAGTTTGCATGGCGTTGGGCAACTTGCGCCCCACCAATTTGGTAGCCCTTTAATCCGACCTGCTCGATCAGCCAACCGGCACTGCGCGGCGTTGGGTTACGGAAGACGCTTCCACAACTGGGTAGGTGGTAAGGCTGACTATTACGGCGGCTATTGAGGTGCTCGGATGTGGTCGCTAAAACCTGCTCCGGGTTGGTACCCGGCTGAAGCTGAAGGGTGGCTTGGGTCACTAAGCGGCGATCGCCCTGGAGATTGGACATGCGGTAGGCATAACCTAGGGCTTCGGGTTTCAAGATAACCGTTTGGCAATTCGGTACCAAAACCTGAACGTCAACCACGATATCCGCCATACAGGATTGGTGAGCTCCAGCATTCATCACGACGGATCCACCGACTGTGCCCGGAATACCTACCGCCCACTCTAGCCCTGTCCATCCCTGAGCCG is from Synechococcales cyanobacterium T60_A2020_003 and encodes:
- the murB gene encoding UDP-N-acetylmuramate dehydrogenase, which codes for MTVSKDPPIRRAAAPTSSRPMAPLSQPEECGKFFSPPLGSTPSTITLPGVDCQIRTQVPLSNFTSFRVGGPAELYVAPRSLEELHASFNWAEDRGIPITLLGAGSNLLVSDRGVPGLVIATRHLRTKIFEADTGRITVGAGVPLARLAWQAAAQGWTGLEWAVGIPGTVGGSVVMNAGAHQSCMADIVVDVQVLVPNCQTVILKPEALGYAYRMSNLQGDRRLVTQATLQLQPGTNPEQVLATTSEHLNSRRNSQPYHLPSCGSVFRNPTPRSAGWLIEQVGLKGYQIGGAQVAQRHANFILNCGGATADDIFRLIRHIQEQVEQQWSLLLEPEVKILGEFERV